In Luteitalea sp. TBR-22, one genomic interval encodes:
- a CDS encoding ATP-binding protein: MPRLTPSPAVATRLLRGSALTVVVGVVYLVTAHFSTFWASDGRTGTPIFPGVGAALAALILFGRGYWPAIFMARLLAFWLAGTARTPWLMPAIALANTAAVYAGAYAIERWGRLDPALTRLRDVLWLAVGGLIAASVGATIGVSAMEAVGEVASGAYAATWLRWWMGSIGGVLVVTSLALAWGAGQPWPRRGRDWGWLLACVAATSAVSAWVFFGTPTALARTWLVFPVLLWSSLAFGVRGATLALLPATLIGVAGTTMGVGVLGSSFEPDVRYVLLQQFVTAASFTCLVLAVVADERRGKDALRDREHRLHLALAAARSFGFEVDLETGAVTRTPECAEILGLPAGLSDRGTVQSYLAHVHEDDRARVARTTGPMSIRQPTVRLTYRFVRPDGRVVHLDETCTGVFDATGQLTRLVGVTMDVTDRWRVEQEREELLTRERAARQEAEQATLLRDEFLGTVSHELRTPLNAILGWAQILQSGPRSSEALQSGLATIARNARLQTQLIDDLLDLSRMSAGKLRLDPQTVDLASVVHDAVLAVTPAAAARSLRLQCVAAEGARVHGDPDRLQQVCWNLLVNAVKFTEPGGAVRVEVVSQGAQHCIRVSDTGAGIAPHFLPHVFDRFRQADGSTTRRHSGLGIGLALVRQIVEMHGGTVRADSRGEGLGATFTVCMPALRAPASAGTGTAPEAPSGLAAPLRTAQAPLRVLVVDDDEDAREIAAQFLRSHGADVATAESADEGLAVLCDYRPDVLVADVGMPGVDGYAFIRAVRALPSGQARTPAVAMTALVRDDDRRRALEAGFQAHLPKPITREGLIAVVTRLSPARHPA, encoded by the coding sequence ATGCCCCGCCTCACACCGTCGCCCGCCGTCGCGACACGCCTGCTCCGAGGCAGCGCCCTCACTGTCGTCGTGGGCGTGGTGTATCTGGTCACGGCACACTTCAGCACCTTCTGGGCCTCGGACGGGCGGACTGGCACCCCCATCTTCCCGGGCGTCGGCGCGGCGCTGGCCGCCCTGATCCTGTTCGGCCGTGGCTACTGGCCCGCGATCTTCATGGCTCGCCTGCTCGCGTTCTGGCTCGCGGGCACGGCGCGCACGCCGTGGCTGATGCCGGCCATCGCGCTGGCCAACACGGCCGCGGTCTACGCCGGCGCGTACGCCATCGAACGCTGGGGCCGCCTCGACCCGGCCTTGACCCGCCTGCGGGACGTACTGTGGCTGGCCGTGGGCGGCCTGATCGCCGCCTCGGTCGGCGCCACCATCGGCGTGAGCGCGATGGAGGCGGTCGGCGAGGTCGCGTCGGGCGCCTACGCCGCCACCTGGCTGCGTTGGTGGATGGGCAGCATCGGTGGGGTGCTGGTGGTCACGTCGCTGGCGCTGGCCTGGGGTGCGGGGCAGCCGTGGCCACGACGCGGGCGTGACTGGGGCTGGTTGCTGGCGTGCGTGGCCGCGACGTCGGCGGTCAGCGCCTGGGTCTTCTTCGGTACCCCGACCGCGCTGGCCCGCACGTGGTTGGTATTCCCGGTGCTGCTGTGGAGCAGCCTGGCCTTCGGCGTGCGGGGCGCCACCCTGGCGCTGCTGCCCGCCACCCTCATCGGCGTGGCCGGCACCACCATGGGCGTCGGTGTCCTCGGCAGCAGCTTCGAGCCCGACGTCCGCTACGTGCTGCTGCAGCAGTTCGTGACGGCCGCCTCGTTCACCTGTCTGGTGCTCGCCGTGGTCGCCGACGAGCGGCGTGGGAAGGACGCGTTGCGCGACCGCGAGCACCGGCTGCACCTCGCGTTGGCGGCCGCGCGCTCGTTCGGCTTCGAGGTCGACCTGGAGACCGGCGCGGTGACACGCACGCCGGAATGCGCCGAGATCCTGGGCCTGCCGGCCGGCCTGTCCGACCGGGGTACCGTGCAGTCCTACCTCGCGCACGTCCACGAGGACGACCGGGCGCGCGTCGCCCGGACGACCGGCCCGATGTCCATCCGCCAGCCGACCGTGCGCCTCACCTACCGGTTCGTCAGGCCGGACGGGCGCGTGGTGCATCTCGACGAGACCTGCACGGGCGTGTTCGACGCGACCGGGCAGCTGACGCGCCTGGTCGGCGTGACCATGGACGTCACCGACAGGTGGCGCGTGGAGCAGGAGCGCGAGGAGTTGCTGACGCGGGAACGCGCCGCGCGACAGGAGGCCGAGCAGGCAACCCTGCTGCGCGACGAGTTCCTCGGGACCGTCTCCCATGAACTGCGGACGCCGCTCAACGCCATCCTGGGATGGGCGCAGATCCTCCAGTCAGGACCGCGGTCCTCCGAGGCGCTGCAGTCGGGGCTGGCGACGATCGCGCGCAACGCGCGGTTGCAGACGCAGTTGATCGACGATCTGCTCGACCTGAGCCGGATGAGCGCCGGCAAGCTGCGGCTGGATCCCCAGACGGTGGACCTCGCCTCGGTCGTGCACGACGCCGTGCTCGCGGTGACGCCGGCCGCCGCGGCCCGCAGTCTGCGCCTGCAGTGCGTGGCCGCCGAGGGCGCTCGCGTGCACGGCGACCCCGACCGGCTCCAGCAGGTCTGCTGGAACCTGCTCGTCAACGCGGTCAAGTTCACCGAGCCCGGCGGGGCCGTCCGGGTCGAAGTCGTGTCGCAAGGCGCTCAGCATTGCATCCGCGTGAGCGACACGGGGGCCGGCATCGCCCCCCATTTCCTGCCGCATGTCTTCGATCGCTTCCGGCAGGCCGACGGCTCGACGACGCGTCGGCACAGCGGCCTGGGCATCGGCCTCGCCCTGGTCCGGCAGATCGTCGAGATGCACGGCGGCACGGTGCGGGCCGACAGCCGCGGCGAGGGACTCGGCGCCACCTTCACCGTGTGCATGCCCGCCCTGCGCGCGCCGGCGAGCGCGGGCACCGGCACCGCGCCCGAGGCGCCGTCCGGTCTCGCGGCCCCGCTCAGGACGGCGCAGGCGCCGCTCCGCGTGCTGGTCGTCGACGACGATGAGGACGCGCGCGAGATTGCCGCGCAGTTCCTCCGCAGCCACGGCGCCGACGTGGCCACGGCCGAATCAGCCGACGAAGGACTCGCCGTGCTCTGCGACTACCGCCCGGACGTGCTGGTGGCCGACGTCGGGATGCCCGGCGTGGACGGGTATGCGTTCATCCGCGCCGTGCGTGCCCTTCCGAGCGGCCAGGCGCGCACGCCCGCGGTGGCCATGACCGCACTGGTGCGCGACGACGATCGCCGGCGGGCGCTCGAGGCGGGCTTCCAGGCCCACCTGCCCAAACCCATCACGCGTGAAGGCCTGATCGCCGTCGTCACTCGCCTATCGCCAGCGCGACATCCAGCGTGA
- a CDS encoding reprolysin-like metallopeptidase: MPRSLALAAAVLLAVVTTVAPTPVQAQSAPDLFVAAQGGSNASRRDVPSRRVRKARLNLNALNAPTMRLRLFDDVQPVLTRTRIKQPAADQLVWIGRGDNGEQAVLAMARGVMTGTVFADGRVFEIGLEPDGQYSIAEIDSAAFPTDDPEFEGINFEILEDPGNFVGDQVVAGADGPATVDALTGTPVQVDVMVVWTPSAELAAGGAAAMNSLALASIDNANLVYANSGVNAVLNLVYAGQVNYTENPASITTDLSNLRGTTDAYLNDVHAKRDEVGADIVTLFGEGYRNNGYCGYGGIMTTVSTSYAPYAFNVVDRSCAVSNLSFAHEVGHNQGLHHDPANASSAASTPYAYGYQDPAGAFRTLLSYGSATRVPYLSSPTLYYNGRVMGTSTQDNARALAANIATVAAFKSVGGTTTPTTPTTPTCSYSVSTTSLSFASTGGSKSVTVTATAGCSWSTANDAAVTWVGMSTGAGTGSGTVTVTTQANSSSARSTTITIAGTQIAVSQAAPKVNRRK, translated from the coding sequence ATGCCTCGATCGCTCGCCCTCGCTGCTGCTGTCCTTCTCGCCGTCGTCACGACGGTCGCTCCCACGCCGGTTCAGGCCCAGTCCGCCCCGGACCTCTTCGTCGCTGCACAGGGGGGCTCCAACGCCTCGCGTCGCGACGTCCCGAGCCGCCGGGTACGGAAGGCCCGCCTGAACCTGAACGCCCTCAACGCCCCCACGATGCGCCTGCGGTTGTTCGACGACGTCCAGCCGGTGCTCACCCGGACGCGCATCAAGCAGCCGGCCGCCGACCAGCTCGTCTGGATCGGCCGAGGCGACAACGGCGAGCAGGCGGTCCTCGCCATGGCGCGCGGCGTCATGACGGGCACCGTCTTTGCCGACGGCCGGGTCTTCGAAATCGGCCTCGAGCCCGACGGTCAGTACAGCATCGCCGAAATCGACTCGGCCGCCTTCCCGACCGACGACCCCGAGTTCGAGGGCATCAACTTCGAGATTCTCGAGGATCCGGGCAACTTCGTGGGTGACCAGGTGGTGGCTGGCGCCGACGGGCCGGCGACGGTCGATGCCCTGACGGGCACCCCCGTGCAGGTCGACGTGATGGTCGTCTGGACGCCGAGCGCCGAACTGGCCGCCGGTGGCGCGGCGGCCATGAACAGCCTGGCCCTGGCCTCCATCGACAACGCCAACCTGGTGTACGCCAACAGCGGCGTCAACGCGGTGCTCAACCTGGTCTACGCCGGGCAGGTCAATTACACCGAGAACCCCGCCAGCATCACCACCGACCTGAGCAACCTGCGCGGCACGACCGACGCCTACCTCAACGACGTGCACGCGAAGCGCGACGAGGTCGGCGCCGACATCGTCACCCTGTTCGGCGAGGGCTACCGGAACAACGGCTACTGCGGCTACGGCGGCATCATGACGACCGTGTCCACCTCGTACGCACCCTACGCCTTCAATGTGGTGGATCGCTCGTGCGCGGTGAGCAACCTCTCGTTCGCACACGAAGTGGGCCACAACCAGGGACTGCACCATGACCCGGCCAACGCCTCGAGCGCGGCCTCCACGCCGTACGCGTACGGCTACCAGGATCCGGCCGGCGCCTTCCGCACGCTGCTGTCCTACGGCAGCGCGACGCGGGTGCCCTACCTGTCGAGCCCGACGCTGTACTACAACGGCCGCGTGATGGGCACGAGCACGCAGGACAACGCCCGCGCCCTGGCGGCCAACATCGCGACGGTCGCCGCCTTCAAGAGCGTCGGCGGCACGACGACGCCGACCACGCCGACCACGCCCACCTGCTCGTACTCGGTCTCGACGACGTCACTGTCGTTCGCCTCGACAGGCGGCTCCAAGTCGGTGACGGTAACGGCCACGGCGGGATGCAGCTGGTCGACCGCCAACGACGCGGCCGTGACCTGGGTCGGCATGAGCACCGGCGCCGGCACCGGCAGCGGCACGGTGACGGTGACCACGCAGGCCAACAGCAGCAGCGCGCGCAGCACCACCATCACGATCGCGGGCACGCAGATCGCCGTCAGCCAGGCGGCGCCGAAGGTGAATCGCCGGAAGTAG
- a CDS encoding EVE domain-containing protein, which yields MALRYWLMKVEPSAYTIDDLERDGRTSWEGVRNFQARNLMRDEMQVGDKVLFYASNASPSGVTGLAEVVRAAYPDPSAWTKGHVYFDPKSDPAAPTWYMVDIGYVATFETTIALETLKATPGLEHMMVTRKGSRLSVQPVTAAEYEIVVKLGRKRK from the coding sequence ATGGCATTACGGTATTGGCTGATGAAGGTGGAGCCTTCGGCCTACACGATCGACGATCTTGAAAGAGACGGCCGGACCAGTTGGGAGGGGGTGAGGAACTTCCAGGCCCGCAATCTCATGCGCGACGAGATGCAGGTCGGCGACAAGGTCCTCTTCTATGCGTCCAACGCGTCGCCGTCAGGGGTGACGGGGTTGGCCGAGGTCGTGCGGGCCGCCTATCCGGACCCGTCGGCGTGGACCAAGGGGCACGTGTACTTCGATCCGAAGAGCGACCCGGCCGCTCCGACCTGGTACATGGTCGACATCGGCTACGTGGCCACCTTCGAGACGACCATCGCGCTGGAGACGCTGAAGGCCACCCCGGGTCTCGAGCACATGATGGTCACCCGCAAGGGCAGTCGCCTCTCGGTGCAACCGGTCACGGCGGCCGAGTACGAGATCGTCGTGAAGCTGGGCCGCAAGCGGAAATGA
- a CDS encoding ABC-F family ATP-binding cassette domain-containing protein, which produces MIAVHGVSMRYGSKVLFDDVTTTFSAGRRYGLTGPNGAGKSTFMKLLTGELQPQKGSVVRPEKLGILRQDQFAFDEFRVVDTVIMGNARLWSALEERDRLYEKHDMTDEDGMRLGELEGIVGEEDGYSAESDAAILLAGLDIPDALHEKKMRELQGGQKVRVLLAQALFGHPQALLLDEPTNHLDLDSIHWLKDFLVRYEGSLIVISHDRHFLNAVCTHIADIDYETIITYTGGYDDMVLAKTQIRSRIEADNAQREKKIAQLNEFIARFSAGTRSSQVTSRKKEVERLQTNDLARSNIQRPFINFRIERPSGKLALECKGVSKAYGDLEVVRDFTAIVNRGEKVVIVGRNGVGKTTLLRALLADAPGVDRDPAGRDEGTVRWGHEVSVGYFSQDHTGAIPHGTTAVEWLHSFAPDAHRQDIHGLLGQMLFSGEEGHKPTAALSGGETARLLFCRLMLLKPNVLVLDEPTNHLDLESINALNVALQKYEGTVFLVTHDEDLIDEVGTRVWSCSKDGIEDWKGTYEEFAAAHA; this is translated from the coding sequence ACGGGTGAGCTGCAGCCCCAGAAGGGCTCGGTCGTCCGTCCGGAGAAGCTCGGCATCCTGCGCCAGGACCAGTTCGCCTTCGACGAGTTCCGCGTCGTCGACACCGTCATCATGGGCAATGCGCGGCTGTGGTCGGCCCTCGAGGAGCGCGATCGGCTCTACGAGAAGCACGACATGACCGACGAGGACGGGATGCGCCTCGGCGAGCTCGAGGGCATCGTCGGCGAGGAGGACGGCTACAGCGCGGAGAGCGACGCGGCGATCCTGCTGGCGGGCCTCGACATCCCCGACGCGCTGCACGAGAAGAAGATGCGCGAGCTGCAGGGCGGGCAGAAGGTGCGCGTGCTGCTGGCGCAGGCACTGTTCGGGCACCCGCAGGCCCTCCTGCTGGACGAGCCGACCAACCACCTGGACCTCGATTCGATCCACTGGCTCAAGGACTTCCTCGTCCGGTACGAGGGATCGCTGATCGTGATCTCGCACGATCGGCACTTCCTGAACGCCGTCTGCACGCACATCGCCGACATCGACTACGAGACGATCATCACCTACACCGGCGGGTACGACGACATGGTGCTCGCCAAGACGCAGATCCGGTCGCGGATCGAGGCCGACAACGCGCAGCGCGAGAAGAAGATCGCGCAGCTCAACGAGTTCATCGCGCGGTTCTCGGCCGGCACGCGCTCGAGCCAGGTGACGTCGCGCAAGAAGGAAGTCGAGCGCCTGCAGACCAACGACCTCGCGCGGTCCAACATCCAGCGCCCGTTCATCAACTTCCGCATCGAGCGCCCGTCGGGCAAGCTCGCGCTGGAGTGCAAGGGCGTGTCGAAGGCCTATGGCGACCTCGAGGTCGTGCGCGACTTCACGGCCATCGTCAACCGCGGCGAGAAGGTCGTGATCGTCGGCCGCAACGGCGTCGGCAAGACGACGCTGCTGCGCGCCCTGCTCGCCGACGCGCCCGGGGTCGACCGCGACCCGGCCGGCCGCGACGAGGGCACCGTCCGCTGGGGCCACGAGGTGTCGGTGGGCTACTTCTCCCAGGACCACACCGGCGCGATCCCGCACGGCACGACGGCCGTCGAGTGGCTGCACTCCTTCGCGCCCGACGCGCACCGGCAGGACATCCACGGCCTGCTTGGGCAGATGCTGTTCAGCGGCGAGGAAGGCCACAAGCCGACGGCGGCGTTGTCGGGCGGCGAGACGGCCCGGCTGCTCTTCTGCCGGCTGATGCTGCTGAAGCCGAACGTGCTCGTGCTCGACGAGCCGACCAACCACCTCGACCTCGAGTCGATCAACGCGCTGAACGTCGCGCTGCAGAAGTACGAGGGCACGGTCTTCCTCGTGACCCACGACGAGGACCTGATCGACGAGGTCGGCACACGCGTGTGGTCCTGCTCGAAGGACGGGATCGAGGACTGGAAGGGCACGTACGAGGAGTTCGCGGCCGCCCACGCCTGA